From Carettochelys insculpta isolate YL-2023 chromosome 22, ASM3395843v1, whole genome shotgun sequence, one genomic window encodes:
- the LOC142024855 gene encoding E3 ubiquitin-protein ligase TRIM39-like isoform X1 has translation MASTSTAGDIGNDTICSICLGYLTQPVTIACGHNYCQACLTRYCEERGPERRLPCPQCRAPFQTGEFKPNTQLHNIVEKLRELELKAGKGPKEGQCERHEERLKLFCEEDGEAICLVCEKSREHKSHSVVPIEEAAQEYKEKLQGALGPLRKQLAQALALTSEEEKKTAAWQATAQQKRETIAGEFSKLHRLLREEEQLLLQRLAREEREALQRLQANVAKLSQQSASLQRLITELEEKCRQPAAELLQDVRSALRRSESTKLQEPEAVWTDLKNTYRVCLDVTEALRRFAVDVTLDPDTAHPNLALSEDRKHVGFGARRQDLPHNPGRFENYINVLGAERLTGGRCYWEVEVGDKTGWDLGVCRESVRRKGKVTLTPEDGYWAVWLRDGGYKACTSRPTPLPVSARPSRVGIFLHYEAGEVSFYNVTDRSHLFTFTHTFSGPLRPFFCPGLNPGGTNAAPLTICPLPAQPQGISVPGSDPAAQTDPSQH, from the exons ATGGCCTCTACATCTACTGCAGGGGACATAGGAAACGATACCATTTGCTCCATCTGCCTGGGGTACCTGACCCAGCCAGTGACCATAGCCTGTGGGCACAACTACTGCCAAGCCTGCCTCACCCGGTACTGTGAGGAAAGGGGCCCAGAGAGACgcctgccctgtccccagtgCCGAGCCCCCTTCCAGACAGGGGAGTTCAAGCCCAACACCCAGCTGCACAACATCGTCGAAAAGCTCAGGGAGCTGGAGTTaaaggcagggaaggggccaAAGGAGGGTCAGTGCGAGAGACATGAGGAACGCCTCAAACTCTTCTGTGAGGAGGATGGAGAAGCCATTTGCTTGGTGTGCGAGAAATCCCGGGAGCACAAGTCCCACTCGGTGGTTCCCAtcgaggaggctgcccaggagtacaaG GAGAAgctccagggagccctgggccctctcAGGAAGCAGCTGGCGCAGGCCCTGGCGCTGACGTCCGAAGAGGAGAAGAAAACCGCAGCGTGGCAG GCGACAGCGCAGCAGAAGCGGGAGACGATTGCGGGTGAGTTTAGCAAACTGCACAGGCTGCTGAgagaggaggagcagctgctgctgcagcgactGGCgcgggaggagagggaggctctGCAGAGGCTGCAGGCAAACGTCGCCAAACTCTCCCAGCAAAGCGCCTCTCTGCAGCGGCTCATCACAGAGCTGGAGGAGAAGTGTCGGCAGCcggctgctgagctgctgcag gaTGTGAGAAGCGCACTGAGGAG GAGTGAAAGTACCAAACtgcaggaaccagaagccgtgtGGACCGACCTGAAGAACACGTATCGCGTTTGTCTGGACGTGACGGAAGCGCTGAGAAGGTTTGCAG tggacgtgactctggatccagacacggctCATCCCAACCTCGCCCTGTCTGAGGATCGGAAACACGTGGGATTTGGAGCCAGACGCCAGGATCTGCCCCACAACCCTGGGAGATTTGAGAACTATATCAATGTGCTGGGCGCGGAGCGGCTCACGGGCgggaggtgttactgggaggtggaggtgggagacaagactgggtgggacctgggggtgtgcagggaatCTGTGCGCAGGAAGGGGAAGGTCACACTCACCCCTGAGGATGGATACTGGGCCGTGTGGCTGAGGGACGGGGGATACAAGGCCTGCACCTCCCGCCCGACCCCCCTCCCTGTGAGCGCCAGGCCCAGCCGGGTGGGGATTTTCCTGCACTACGAGGCGGGCGAGgtctcattttacaatgtgaccgACAGGTCCCATCTCTTCACTTTCACCCACACCTTCTCCGGGCCCCTCCGCCCTTTCTTCTGTCCTGGCCTCAACCCTGGGGGGACAAACGCGGctcccctgacaatctgccccctcccagcgcagccgcagggaatctctgtccctggcagtgaccccgcggcacagactgacccctcccagcactga
- the LOC142024855 gene encoding E3 ubiquitin-protein ligase TRIM39-like isoform X2 has product MASTSTAGDIGNDTICSICLGYLTQPVTIACGHNYCQACLTRYCEERGPERRLPCPQCRAPFQTGEFKPNTQLHNIVEKLRELELKAGKGPKEGQCERHEERLKLFCEEDGEAICLVCEKSREHKSHSVVPIEEAAQEYKEKLQGALGPLRKQLAQALALTSEEEKKTAAWQDVRSALRRSESTKLQEPEAVWTDLKNTYRVCLDVTEALRRFAVDVTLDPDTAHPNLALSEDRKHVGFGARRQDLPHNPGRFENYINVLGAERLTGGRCYWEVEVGDKTGWDLGVCRESVRRKGKVTLTPEDGYWAVWLRDGGYKACTSRPTPLPVSARPSRVGIFLHYEAGEVSFYNVTDRSHLFTFTHTFSGPLRPFFCPGLNPGGTNAAPLTICPLPAQPQGISVPGSDPAAQTDPSQH; this is encoded by the exons ATGGCCTCTACATCTACTGCAGGGGACATAGGAAACGATACCATTTGCTCCATCTGCCTGGGGTACCTGACCCAGCCAGTGACCATAGCCTGTGGGCACAACTACTGCCAAGCCTGCCTCACCCGGTACTGTGAGGAAAGGGGCCCAGAGAGACgcctgccctgtccccagtgCCGAGCCCCCTTCCAGACAGGGGAGTTCAAGCCCAACACCCAGCTGCACAACATCGTCGAAAAGCTCAGGGAGCTGGAGTTaaaggcagggaaggggccaAAGGAGGGTCAGTGCGAGAGACATGAGGAACGCCTCAAACTCTTCTGTGAGGAGGATGGAGAAGCCATTTGCTTGGTGTGCGAGAAATCCCGGGAGCACAAGTCCCACTCGGTGGTTCCCAtcgaggaggctgcccaggagtacaaG GAGAAgctccagggagccctgggccctctcAGGAAGCAGCTGGCGCAGGCCCTGGCGCTGACGTCCGAAGAGGAGAAGAAAACCGCAGCGTGGCAG gaTGTGAGAAGCGCACTGAGGAG GAGTGAAAGTACCAAACtgcaggaaccagaagccgtgtGGACCGACCTGAAGAACACGTATCGCGTTTGTCTGGACGTGACGGAAGCGCTGAGAAGGTTTGCAG tggacgtgactctggatccagacacggctCATCCCAACCTCGCCCTGTCTGAGGATCGGAAACACGTGGGATTTGGAGCCAGACGCCAGGATCTGCCCCACAACCCTGGGAGATTTGAGAACTATATCAATGTGCTGGGCGCGGAGCGGCTCACGGGCgggaggtgttactgggaggtggaggtgggagacaagactgggtgggacctgggggtgtgcagggaatCTGTGCGCAGGAAGGGGAAGGTCACACTCACCCCTGAGGATGGATACTGGGCCGTGTGGCTGAGGGACGGGGGATACAAGGCCTGCACCTCCCGCCCGACCCCCCTCCCTGTGAGCGCCAGGCCCAGCCGGGTGGGGATTTTCCTGCACTACGAGGCGGGCGAGgtctcattttacaatgtgaccgACAGGTCCCATCTCTTCACTTTCACCCACACCTTCTCCGGGCCCCTCCGCCCTTTCTTCTGTCCTGGCCTCAACCCTGGGGGGACAAACGCGGctcccctgacaatctgccccctcccagcgcagccgcagggaatctctgtccctggcagtgaccccgcggcacagactgacccctcccagcactga